The following are encoded together in the Lathyrus oleraceus cultivar Zhongwan6 chromosome 3, CAAS_Psat_ZW6_1.0, whole genome shotgun sequence genome:
- the LOC127130619 gene encoding probable methyltransferase PMT6 encodes MALNWWSKEPTSSQQQSSSTTKFSFVQDEEETMYFKGSLAKFPAKCNAAASINGISPHLCKNSKSNSAPKDGHENQIQFALERGIGAMISAMSTKQLPFPTGSFEMIHCSRCRIDFHENDGILIKELGRLLRSNGYFVYSAPPACRKDKDFPVIWDKLVNLTTAMCWRLIAHKVQTAIWIKENSQPSCLLQNAKQKVINVCDVDDESKPSWNIPLKNCIQVRSSNTESYNLLHSTYLTLLE; translated from the exons ATGGCTCTGAATTGGTGGTCCAAGGAACCTACAAGCAGTCAACAACAAAGTTCAAGCACTACTAAATTTTCTTTTGTTCAAGACGAAGAAGAAACAATGTATTTCAAGGGTTCGTTGGCCAAGTTTCCTGCCAAATGCAATGCCGCTGCAAGCATCAATGGCATTTCCCCTCACTT ATGCAAAAACAGCAAAAGCAACTCTGCCCCCAAGGATGGTCACGAAAATCAGATTCAATTTGCATTAGAGCGAGGAATTGGTGCAATGATTTCCGCCATGTCCACAAAACAACTACCATTTCCTACAGGGTCATTTGAAATGATTCACTGTTCAAGATGCCGTATAGACTTTCATGAAAATGATGGGATTTTGATAAAGGAGTTGGGTCGCCTTCTTCGCTCGAATGGTTATTTTGTTTATTCAGCACCACCAGCTTGCAGAAAAGATAAAGATTTTCCTGTCATTTGGGACAAGTTGGTGAACTTAACAACAGCAATGTGCTGGAGACTCATTGCTCATAAAGTTCAAACTGCAATATGGATTAAAGAAAATAGCCAGCCCTCCTGTCTTCTGCAAAATGCAAAACAAAAGGTTATAAATGTCTGTGATGTGGATGACGAATCTAAACCTTCATGGAATATCCCACTTAAGAACTGTATACAAGTCAGAAGTTCTAATACAGAATCTTACAACCTACTACACTCAACATACCTGACACTGTTGGAATAA